In Candidatus Zixiibacteriota bacterium, the following proteins share a genomic window:
- a CDS encoding DUF4424 domain-containing protein — protein MKMKLIYFWIILFSLLSLSTTRADDAEFAGEGETVWPIENKEIEMVAETVMVRPAGRRWEVTCTFILRNTGEATEIQVGFPDLTDEGPGADTSRGTIQDFKCYVDGKEVNTQHKTGIESPRKTVPYYPLAYVWKVPFKKGQKRIVKNTYNFGGLYISDGTTELNYILTTGALWKGTIESALIVFDLGKLDPRFTYSIRPTGYKIKDHQISWNFKDFEPETDIEIGLSPLVQEWFEEAEIYNRTDSIEVLKSLLYNGDWLLERHIPRNVENEFFQKYENLIARLESLGVNASRFRALKAIRTEDAQTDVRESFNFIEELKKKDELSDDDEEILYIFSYQAHCCLDNLEIRKGLSEVFLIKYEREISCLDTIQDPNKRSKTGSYLMNQQAYYKKEIENLDSLINQQKGK, from the coding sequence ATGAAAATGAAGCTTATTTACTTCTGGATCATTCTTTTTTCCCTGCTTTCATTGTCTACTACCCGCGCTGACGATGCAGAATTTGCAGGTGAGGGAGAGACCGTCTGGCCGATCGAGAATAAGGAGATTGAGATGGTGGCTGAGACGGTTATGGTTCGTCCGGCAGGAAGACGTTGGGAGGTTACCTGTACTTTCATCTTGAGGAATACTGGAGAGGCAACAGAGATACAGGTGGGATTTCCGGATTTGACAGATGAAGGACCGGGAGCAGATACAAGCAGAGGGACAATCCAAGATTTCAAATGCTATGTAGACGGGAAAGAGGTTAATACACAGCATAAGACCGGTATAGAAAGCCCTAGAAAGACCGTGCCTTACTATCCGTTAGCTTATGTGTGGAAAGTGCCTTTTAAAAAGGGACAAAAAAGAATAGTTAAGAATACTTACAATTTTGGGGGGTTATATATATCAGATGGTACTACTGAGCTGAATTATATTTTGACGACAGGTGCTTTGTGGAAGGGGACAATTGAAAGCGCTTTAATCGTATTCGATTTAGGCAAACTTGATCCCCGTTTTACTTATTCCATACGACCGACCGGATATAAAATCAAAGATCACCAGATTTCCTGGAATTTCAAGGATTTTGAGCCCGAAACTGATATTGAGATAGGTTTATCTCCTTTAGTTCAGGAATGGTTCGAGGAAGCAGAAATTTATAATCGAACTGATTCAATTGAGGTTTTAAAAAGCCTATTGTATAACGGGGATTGGCTTTTGGAACGTCATATTCCTAGAAATGTAGAAAACGAATTCTTCCAGAAATACGAAAATCTAATAGCCCGACTCGAGAGCCTTGGTGTTAACGCCAGTCGGTTTAGGGCGCTAAAGGCCATAAGAACAGAGGATGCTCAAACAGATGTAAGGGAGAGTTTCAATTTCATTGAGGAACTTAAGAAAAAGGATGAACTCTCGGATGATGACGAGGAGATACTGTATATTTTCTCCTATCAAGCACACTGTTGTCTGGACAACTTGGAGATTCGCAAGGGTCTTTCTGAGGTTTTCTTGATAAAGTATGAACGTGAGATATCTTGTCTGGATACCATTCAGGATCCGAATAAAAGGAGTAAAACCGGATCCTATTTAATGAATCAGCAGGCATATTATAAAAAAGAAATAGAAAATCTGGAT